The window ATGCCTCTTTAATCCCTCTATGCAATGCAGCTCCTTTACCCATATTATAAGGCTGAGAAAAAACAGTAATCAGAAAATCGGGATGTTGTTTCTTATAGTTGTCCAAAGCTTCGAGTGTAGTATCTGTTGAAAAATCATTGACAATGATCACTTCCATCTCAAGATCACCAATTAATTTCACAGCCCTTACTTTATCAAGAATAAGGTGTATTGTTCTTGCTTCGTTGTACGCCGGAATAACAATTGAAAGTTTTTGTGACATATCTTATAATTTACTTTCTTACGAAATCTTGCAAATTCCACACTTTTAAGAAGGAATCTTATCATTTGGTCTCGCGACGAAATTAATCCCGAAGAAAAAATATTCGCGTGCAAGATTATTTTTTTTCCAAAGCTTTTGCTCCCTTTCTATAGCCCGTGTGTATCCATACTTGTTAAAAAGCTGAGGGGGAAATGCCCGAATATACTGAACACTCTTTTCATCTATCAGAAGCCGTTGTTTCTGCAGTTCAGTTTTCCATCTTTTCAATGAACGGATATTTTCATTCCCCAATAGAATCGTTTTCTTGAGGCGTTCATCATAAAATTCTATGATACGCTTATTGCCACGCTGCTTATACAATTTAAGTGACTGGATAATATTATTCCCGTTCTCTTCAATAACCACCATCTTTCCATCAGGTTTAAGATGATCATGAAGAATATGCAAGGCATCCTGTAAAGGCTCCAAATGATGGAGTGTATCCTGAACGA of the Bacteroidota bacterium genome contains:
- a CDS encoding class I SAM-dependent methyltransferase; the protein is MIELKANKQLWSYYKYHTDLNSLEFRKAYFCQRLQYIADQFVKKESLTWDLGCGYGTTALFLALNGFKIHGTTLEFYFKEIPERMKYWSQFGDVSGFTFDYEDLFDTTVKRDQFDYIIVQDTLHHLEPLQDALHILHDHLKPDGKMVVIEENGNNIIQSLKLYKQRGNKRIIEFYDERLKKTILLGNENIRSLKRWKTELQKQRLLIDEKSVQYIRAFPPQLFNKYGYTRAIEREQKLWKKNNLAREYFFFGINFVARPNDKIPS